TTCACTTGGAACTAAACCTACATATTTTTGGAAGATTTTTGAGTTTTTATCAATTAAAAACATTGTTGGAATAGATTTTATTCCTCCTAAACTTTTTGCTAAATCAAAATTCTCAGGAGAGTTTGTAACAGTATAATTAATATTGAAACTTTTTATAAAATCTACAATCTCTTCATTTGTTTTCATCTCTTCAAGTAAAACTGAAATTACCACAAAATCGTTTTTGTAATCATCTTGAAGTTTTATTAGATTTGGAATTTCAGCTTTACAAGGTGGACACCAAGTTGCAAAAAAATTCAATAAAACTATTTTGTTTGGATAATCTTTTAAAATGATTTTATCATTTTCTAATTTTATATCAACAACCGTATTATTGGTAGTTTTTAATTGAAATTCTGTTTTTCTATCACTTTTTTCAATTTTTGTTTCATTATTATTCTCATTTTTATCTTTAGAATCGCACCCCGTGAAAAATAAAATAGATAAAATAGATAAAAATGCTAAAGTTTTAAACTGCATTTTAAGTCCTTTGGGTAAAATTATT
The genomic region above belongs to Arcobacter ellisii and contains:
- a CDS encoding TlpA family protein disulfide reductase, translating into MQFKTLAFLSILSILFFTGCDSKDKNENNNETKIEKSDRKTEFQLKTTNNTVVDIKLENDKIILKDYPNKIVLLNFFATWCPPCKAEIPNLIKLQDDYKNDFVVISVLLEEMKTNEEIVDFIKSFNINYTVTNSPENFDLAKSLGGIKSIPTMFLIDKNSKIFQKYVGLVPSEMMEIDIKKVLEK